The Shewanella zhangzhouensis genome has a window encoding:
- a CDS encoding PfaD family polyunsaturated fatty acid/polyketide biosynthesis protein produces the protein MSTPFKWPWAIDPALSVSGDADIKAALLALDKPVYMARLPGSELGVSHKAADQGKTGSLEVAAFAAPFAAFELGSADFRRCHGVKYAYYAGAMANGIASEELVIALGKAGILCSFGAAGLVPARVEAAIKRIQAELPHGPYAFNLIHSPSEPALEQGAVELYLKHGVNTVEASAFLALTPHIVRYRAAGLSRDKDGNIVIKNKVIAKISRTEVASHFMKSAPKKMLDALVTDGHISSEQAELALLVPMADDITAEADSGGHTDNRPLVTLLPTILALRDELQAQHAFATPIRVGAGGGIGTPDAALAAFNMGADFIVTGSINQACIEAGASEHTRRLLATTEMADVTMAPAADMFEMGVKLQVVKRGTLFPMRANKLYEIYSRYDSIEAIPADERAKLEAQVFRASLDDIWQGTVEHFMARDPSQIERAQGNPKRKMALIFRWYLGLSSRWSNTGEAGREMDYQIWAGPALGAFNGWSKGTYLDDYRERRAVDLALHLLTGAAYLHRVNTLKAQGMVLPSAVARYRPLEALA, from the coding sequence ATGAGCACACCTTTCAAGTGGCCCTGGGCCATAGACCCGGCCCTCAGCGTGAGCGGCGATGCAGACATCAAGGCGGCGCTGCTTGCACTGGATAAGCCTGTGTACATGGCGCGTCTGCCCGGCAGTGAGCTTGGCGTCAGCCACAAGGCAGCAGACCAAGGCAAAACAGGCTCCCTTGAGGTCGCCGCCTTTGCCGCGCCCTTTGCCGCCTTTGAACTTGGCAGTGCGGATTTTCGCCGCTGCCACGGGGTAAAATACGCCTACTACGCCGGTGCCATGGCCAACGGCATCGCCTCCGAAGAGCTGGTGATTGCGCTGGGTAAAGCAGGCATCCTCTGCTCCTTTGGCGCCGCAGGTCTCGTGCCCGCGCGGGTCGAAGCCGCCATCAAGCGCATTCAGGCCGAGCTGCCCCATGGCCCCTACGCCTTTAACCTCATCCACAGCCCCAGTGAGCCAGCGCTTGAGCAAGGGGCGGTGGAGCTCTATTTAAAGCACGGCGTTAACACGGTAGAGGCCTCGGCCTTTTTGGCGCTCACCCCGCACATAGTGCGCTACCGCGCCGCGGGCCTGAGCCGCGATAAAGATGGCAATATCGTCATCAAAAACAAGGTCATCGCCAAAATCAGCCGCACCGAGGTCGCCAGCCACTTTATGAAGAGTGCGCCGAAAAAAATGCTCGATGCCCTGGTCACCGATGGCCATATCAGCAGTGAGCAGGCCGAGCTTGCCTTGCTGGTGCCCATGGCCGATGACATCACCGCCGAAGCCGACTCCGGCGGCCATACCGACAACCGTCCGCTGGTGACTCTGCTGCCCACCATTCTGGCGCTCAGAGACGAGCTGCAAGCCCAGCACGCCTTTGCCACCCCAATCCGCGTGGGCGCAGGCGGCGGCATAGGCACCCCGGATGCGGCGCTGGCCGCCTTTAACATGGGCGCCGACTTTATCGTGACCGGCTCCATCAATCAGGCCTGTATCGAGGCCGGTGCCAGCGAGCACACCCGGAGGCTCCTGGCCACCACAGAGATGGCCGATGTGACCATGGCCCCTGCCGCCGACATGTTTGAGATGGGCGTGAAGCTGCAGGTGGTAAAGCGCGGCACCCTGTTCCCCATGCGCGCCAATAAGCTGTACGAGATTTACAGCCGCTACGACAGCATCGAAGCCATACCAGCCGACGAGCGCGCCAAGCTCGAAGCCCAGGTGTTTCGCGCCAGCCTCGATGATATCTGGCAAGGCACGGTGGAGCACTTTATGGCCCGCGACCCCAGCCAGATTGAACGCGCCCAGGGTAACCCCAAGCGCAAGATGGCGCTGATTTTCCGCTGGTATCTGGGGCTCTCCAGCCGCTGGTCGAATACCGGCGAGGCTGGCCGTGAGATGGATTATCAAATCTGGGCAGGACCCGCGCTCGGGGCCTTTAACGGCTGGTCGAAGGGGACGTATCTGGATGATTACCGCGAGCGCCGGGCGGTGGATTTGGCGTTGCACCTGTTGACTGGTGCGGCGTATTTACATCGGGTGAATACCTTGAAGGCTCAAGGGATGGTGTTGCCTTCGGCGGTGGCGAGGTATCGACCGTTGGAGGCTTTAGCCTAA